ACGAGCGTCATCGCGGGGCCGCGCACGCTGGAGCAGTGGGAAGGCTACGTGAGCGCGCTCGGCAAGACGCTGGATGCCGGGGACGAGGCGCTGGTCGATTCGCTGGTGGTCACGGGACATCCGTCCACGCCGGGGTACAACGACCCGGCGTATCCGCTGACGGGACGGATGGTCTGACGGCGCGACTCAGACCGCCGCGACCACCATGATCTCGATCTTGTAGGCAGGATTGGCGAGCTTTGCCTCGAGGGTCGCGCGCGCCGGCGTGTGACCCGGCACCACCCAGCGCTCCCACACGGAATTCATCGCCGCGAAATCGCCCATGTCGGGCAGGAAGATCTGCGCGGTGAGGATCTTCGTCTTGTCGCTGCCCGCCTCCCCCAGCAGCCGGTCGATGGAGGCGAGCACCTCCTCGGTCTGGCCGATGATGTCGCGGGTCATGTCCGCCGCCACCTGCCCGGCGAGATAGACGGTGCCGTTGTGCACGACCATCTCGGACAGGCGCTTGGCCACGTGGAATCTCTGGATCGTCATTGCTGCTCCTGTTTCGTCGTTGTCGGAAAATCGGTCATTCGTCGAAGTTGCGCGCGCGGGCCGTGAAGCCGCA
This Betaproteobacteria bacterium DNA region includes the following protein-coding sequences:
- a CDS encoding RidA family protein, coding for MTIQRFHVAKRLSEMVVHNGTVYLAGQVAADMTRDIIGQTEEVLASIDRLLGEAGSDKTKILTAQIFLPDMGDFAAMNSVWERWVVPGHTPARATLEAKLANPAYKIEIMVVAAV